CTTGAGTTGGTGCGTTATCAATATAACAATCTGACGGTCAAGGCCCCAATCGCCGGGTTTATCACGGCGAAAGAGGTCATTACCGGTGATTCTGTCTCTCCTTCTACGCCGCTGTTCGTTATAACGAATCTTGATAAATTATACATTCAGGTGGACGTTCCGGAAGCGGTGATCAACCGCGTGAAAGTCGGTCAGCATGCACATGCCCAAATTCCATCCATTAATAAGCGTGTGGAAGGAAAAGTGGCTTATGTCGCTCCAATGAGCAACGCTGAATCTCAGTCGTTTCCTGTGCGAATCCTTGTAGAAAATGCAGAACATCTGATTAAAGGTGGAATGAAAGCGCGAGTTCGAATCCTATTTGAATCGGAGCAACCAGAACCTACTGAGCCAGAGGCGACAAAAGAAGCTTCAGCTCAACAGGAGGGGTAAGATGAGCAAAAAGGTGTTGTTTTGCGCGACGGTTGATTATCATTTCGAACTTTTCCATCTGCCCTATTTAAAGTGGTTTAAGGAACAAGGTTGGGAGATTCATGTTGCTGCCCAAGGTCAACGGAATCTCCCTTTTGTCGATCAAAAATATGATATACCGATCCAACGATCGCCGTTTAAGAAGCAAAATATATTCGCCTATACCGCGCTTCGCAAGCTGATGGATGAGCACCGATATGAGCTCGTGCATTGCCATACGCCAATGGGCGGAGCGCTTGCTCGTCTTGCGGCTCGACGCGCTCGAAAACGCGGCGCAAAAGTAATCTATACCGCGCACGGATTTCACTTTTGTCAGGGGGCTCCTTTATTAAATTGGTTGTTGTATTATCCGATTGAAAAACAGCTCGCTCGTTACACCGACTGCCTGATCACGATTAATCAGGAAGATTATCAACTGGCCCGCAGGCGAAAATTTAAAGCGGGGAAGATCGTTCATGTGCATGGCGTTGGCGTCGATTCAGAGCGGTTTGCGCCGATCACACAGGAACAATGCATTGAACAACGGCAAATGTTAGGTTACGAGGCGGATGAATTTTTAATGCTCTACGCTGCCGAATTTAATCAGAATAAAAATCAACAGCTGTTGCTCCACGCCTTAGCCATCATTCATGATGAGGCTCCGCAAGCGAGATTGGTGCTCGCGGGAGAAGGGCCGCTGCTTGATGAGTGTAAAGAACTCGCCCGCCGTCTCGGCATCGAGCAGAAAGTTGACTTTCTTGGCTTCCGCAACGACCTTGAACGATGGTTGCCGATTTGTGATCTCGCCGTTGCCTCAAGTTTGCGTGAAGGACTACCCGTTAACATCATGGAAGCGATGGCTTGCGGACTGCCTGTCGTCGCCAGCGATAACCGCGGACATCGGGAGTTGGTGAAAAACGACGCCAATGGGTGGGTTGTAGCCACGCGAGACGTAAAAGAAATGGCTGAAAAAATTAAATTAGTCATTGCTAATCCGACTTGGAAAAGAGAGTTAGGTTTAACGGGCAGGCAAAGGATTGATCAAACATACAGTGAGAGAAATGTTTTGCGCCAAAAGACAGAAATCTATTCTTCGTTGATAGAAGAACGGGCAAAGATGGAGGAGTTAACGTGGGTCGTCCCTTAAGGATACTACATAGTGTGGTCAACATGAACCGTGGCGGCGCCGAAACGCTGCTAATGAATCTGTATCGAAATATCGATCGGACAAAAATAAAATTCGATTTCCTCACAAATAAAGAAGGCGTCTTTGACCCTGAAATCGAACAACTGGGTGGTCGCGTTTATCGAATTCCTTATATCACTGACGTCGGCCACTTTGGCTATATAAAAGCCTTGGACCGCTTTTTTAAAGATCATCAGCAATATAAGGTCGTTCACTCTCACATGGATAAAATGAGCGGATTCGTTCTTCGCGCGGCAAAGAGGGCGGGGGTTCCCATGCGGATCGCGCATAGTCACAATACGAGCAGTGAAGGAGGGGCATTTGCCCGATTGTATAAATGGTATGCGGGGACACGCATTTCATCTAACGCGAGCCATCTGTTTTCCTGTTCGCGGGAAGCGGCTAAGTGGCTGTTTCATAGCCAAGCGGCTCATAGCGCCATCTTGAAAAATGGGATTGAAAGTGAACGATTTTTGTTCTCGCCTGATGTTCGATTACAAGTACGGAGAGATTTGGGATTAACAGAGGATCATTTTGTTTTAGGACATGTAGGGAGGTTTAATCGGCAAAAAAACCACCGGTTCCTGATTGAAATGTTCGCTGAATTACAGAAAGTGAAAAAGGATGCAAGGCTGATCCTAACGGGAGATGGTCCGCTTAGGCCTGAAATAGAGCAGCAAGTAAAAGACTTTGGATTGGATGAGCGCGTTACATTTTTAGGCGTCCGCTCGGATATTGACCGACTCATGCAGGCGTTTGATGTGTTTGCGTTTCCCTCGTTTCATGAAGGGTTGCCCGTTACGCTAATTGAGGCCCAAGGAGCGGGATTACCTTGCGTGCTTTCCGATACGATTACGAAAGAAGTCGATCTAGGCATGCAACTCGTCCATTACTGCCCTTTGGGAGATATGACAAGTTGGCTGGAAAAGATACTTGAAAGCTCTAATGCATCAAGAAAATCGTCAGCTAAAGCCCTGTTCCGAAATGGTTACGACATTTCAGATACCGCAGTGTGGTTAGGGGATTTTTATTTAGGAGTATAGGGATGAAAAATATGAGATTAACTGTTTTTACACCTACTTATAATCGCGCGTATTGTCTCCAAGACTGCTATGAAAGTTTGAAGCGCCAAACGAATAAAGATTTTATGTGGTTAATTATCGATGATGGTTCGACGGATGGCACACCAGAGTTAGTCGAACAGTGGATAGCGGAAGAGGCTGTGCCGATTCGTTATTACTGGCAAGAAAATCATGGGATGCATGGGGCGCACAATACGGCCTACGAGCTGATTGAAACAGAGTTGAATGTTTGTATTGACTCAGATGATTACATGCCAGACGATGCCGTCGAAAAAATTCTTGCTTTTTGGGAACGGCATGGCAGCGATCAAGTGAGTGGCATCATTGGGTTGGATTCAGACAGAGAAGGAAAGGTGCTTGGAACCCGATTGCCTGAAGATCTGAAGCAGAGCACACTGTTTGATCTCTATCGTAAACATGGCGTCACGGGCGACAAAAAACTAGTCTACCGAACCGAATTGACAAAGAAGTATCGCTATCCCATTTTTGAAGGTGAAAAATACGTCGGGTTGGCGTACAAGTACTATAAACTAGACGAACAATACGAAATGTTGTTGCTAAATGAGGTGTTATGCTGCGTTGAGTACCTTGCCGATGGATCCTCCATGAATATGTTGAGTCAGTATAAAAGGAATCCGAGGGGATTTGCTTTCTATCGAAAGGAATTGATGAAGCTCTCCTTTGCTAATTTTTCATTTAAATTCAGGCAAGCGATCCATCTAGTATCAAGCAGCATCATCGCTAGAAATCGCAACCTATTAATTGAAACACCAAGCAAATTAATCACTCTATTAGCTTTACCTTTAGGGGTTGTTTTGTATGGTTTTATCGTAGTTAAAACAAAGAGAGCCTAAGGGGACAGGTAGAGATGACGGTAATTTGGATAACGTTAGTGATTGCGTACATGTTCTCTTTATATGCTAGGTACTTGTCTACCCCTGTTCCCTTAGGGCTGGTCGAAGTTAGACCGAATAAGCTAATGGCGATCGTAGCTGTATTCACGTTAGCGCTTGTTGCAGGTTTAAGAAACAATATAGGCGATACGTACTTTTATATGCATACATACCGAACACAAGATGTCGGAAGTTGGGATTTTGTTCTCTCTCAGAAGGATGTCGGATTTAATATTTATCAGATGATTTTAAAGCAATTTTCGGATGATCCTCAACTTCTCGTTTTTGTGTCCGCGTTGATTACAAACGTATTGATTGGGTATGTGCTGTATAAGTATTCTAGATTGCTAGAGTTAAGCATTTTTGTTTTTGTTACTTCCGGGATGTATATCGTCTCTATGAATGGAATTAGGCAATATTTGGCTGCCGCGATCTTATTCGCCGCAACGAAGTATTTATTAGAAGGAGACTGGAAGAAATATTGTTTGGTAATTCTACTCGCTTCGGGCTTTCATCAAACGGCTATTATTTTGATTCCGATCTATTTTATGGTGAGAAGAAAAGCTTGGACAGTCACGACCTTCGTTCTTCTTTTTATTGCGATTATCTTTACAGTAGGATATGGGCAATTTTCATCCGCTTTTTTTAGCGCAATCGATGATACGCATTATAGCGAATATCAGAACTTTAACGAAGGTGGAGCGAATATCATCCGCGTGTTTGTTGATCTAATGCCTGTTGTTTTAGCTTATTTAGGAAGAGAAAGGTTACGGGAGTTATTTCCAAAAAGTGACTACATTGTTAACCTATCCTTGCTAAGTGTTGTGTTTATGATTATTGCCACGCAAAATTGGATATTTGCGAGAATGTCCATTTACTTTGGTCTGTATCAGTTACTGCTCATTTCATGGATTATTAAAGCCTTTCGAGAAAAGGAACAAAGATTTGTCTACTATTCAATTCTCATTTGCTATTGTGTTTATTTTTATTATGAGAATGTCGTGACCCTTGGAATTGTATACCGTAGTCATTATTTATAGGGTGGTTTCTTTTTTATGGACAAGAAAAAGAGGGTTCTGCATGTGGTCAGCGCCATGAATCGCGGCGGCGCGGAAACATTGTTAATGAACGTCTATAGAAATATAGATCGAGATCGAATCCAATTCGACTTTGTTTCCCATCGATCTGTTGAGGGTGATTTCGATCGTGAGATTTGTCAGTTGGGTGGGAAGATTTACAGAGTTAAAAGCTTAGGGCAGTCGGGGTTATTTTCATACATCTCTGCATTAAGGGGAATCATGGTTTCCGAAGAATATGCAGCGGTCCATGCCCATACTGACTATCAAGCAGGATTTCCACTGCTGGCGGCAAAGAGGGCTGGTATAAAGAGAAGAATTTGTCATTCACATAGCAACCATTTTCCGAAAGGGAATCGGTTGAAGGAAAGGGCTCTGCTGAAAGTGTTGCAAATGGTTATCACGCGGGCGGCGACGGACTACTGCGCATGTAGTCAGGAGGCGGCCCAATTTTTATATGGGAACAGGCAAGGTGTACATCTGCTAAAGAACGGGATTGATATCGATTCTTTTCTTGGGGAGATGGAACCTCCGCAAGCCAGAAGTGTGAGACAGGAACTGGGGATTCCGACAAATGCAAAACTGATCGGTCATATTGGTCATTTTTCACCTTCAAAAAACCATTCGTTTATGTTGAGGCTATTAAAAGAACTCGTTACGGAACGAAGCGATATATTCCTAATCCTAGTTGGGGGTGGTCCCTTACGGGAAGAAATAGAGGGTGAAGCTAGGAGACTTGGCGTTGATGACCATGTCCGTTTCCTTGGTGTTCGCTCAGACGCGCCTCGATTAATGAAAGCTTTTGACGTCTTTTTGTTCCCTTCGATTTATGAGGGTTTCGGCATTGTCGCAATCGAAGCGCAAAGCGCGGGCACGCCGTGTATTATAGCGGACAGTGTGCCGAAGAGCGTAGACATGGGGCTCGGACTCGTGTCATTCGTTTCCTTACAGGACAGTCTAGCAGAGTGGACCAAACAGATTCATAAAGCATTTTTAACAGAGCAGATATCAAACGAGGCGATTGTGAGTAAAATCTCGTCGGCGGGTTTTGATATCAAACAAAATGTTTCGGAATGGTTGGGGTTATACGGATGAAAAAGAAAAAAATATTAATCAGCTCTTTTGATTTAGCAATCGGCGGAGTCGAACGGAGTCTGATCGGATTGCTCAATCAATTGGATTATAGTCGATTCGATGTCGATCTTCTGTTATTTAGACATGAGGGGGAATTTATGCCTTTATTGCCGAGCGGCCCCAACTTACTAGCGGAAATCCCCCAATACGCAACTTTCAGACAATCGATAAAAGAAATCGTAAAAAGTGGACACGCTTCGATTGGACTCTCCCGATTGATCGCTCGGTACGTAGGAACGGTCCAAGGTAAGTTAACCCGAAGCGCGGAACCAGGGTATCGGGTGATCCAGTATGGATGGAAATATTCCCTGCCGTTTCTTCCCGAAATGAAAGAAGAATACGATGTTGCCATCAGCTTTCTTTGGCCCCATTACTTTATTGGAGATAAAGTGCGAGCGAAGCAAAAGTTGGGATGGGTTCACACAGATTATTCTAACATTCAAATCAATCAAGCGTTGGAGCAACAAATGTGGGAGCAACTGGATCAAGTTGTCGCTGTATCCGAGGAGTGCCGTCAATCGTTTCTAAAAGTAATGCCATCCTTGCGCGCCAAAACAATGGTGATCGAAAATATTATTTCTCCCGCATTTGTTCGTGAACAAGCCTTGGCCGAGGTTGCGGAAGGGATGTCGCAGATCGCTGGACGAGTAAAATTGCTTACTGTCGGTAGACTGTCTTTCGCCAAAGGAATTGACCAAGCGGCGTACGCTTGTCGGAAGCTAGTCGATCAAGGAATCGACGTCGAATGGACGATCGTCGGCTATGGCCCTTTGCAAGCTGAGATTGAGGAAATTATCGAAAATTTGAACCTGCGTGATCATTTTAAACTGGTCGGAAAAAAGACGAATCCATATCCTTATATGCGGGCATGCGATATTTATGTGCAGCCTTCGCGTTATGAAGGGAAAGCGGTGACGGTGCGTGAGGCCCAGATTTTAGGAAAACCCGTCTTGATTACGCATTTTCCTACAGCGCCTAGCCAAGTTCAAGACGGACTAGATGGTCTGATTACACCGATGGGAGTCGATGGAATCGTAGTCGGAGTAAAAAAGTTACTAGAGGATAACGATTTGCGAAAGAAGCTTGCCGCAAATGCGCAAAGACGTGATTATAGCAATAATGACCAGGTTGAAAAATTATATTCATTAATAGAGTCGAATGAAGGGAAAATAAGTAAGGCGGCGGATAGATGATACCCAAAGTTAGCTTAGTTGTTCCTATTTACAAGGTTGAACAATACCTTGCCCAGTGTGTCGAAAGCATCCTCAGGCAGACCTATCCGAATTTAGAGATCATCTTAGTCAATGATGGATCTCCGGATAATTGCGGACACATAGCTGATCGCTATGCCGCGTTGGATCCGCGGGTTTACGTCATCCATAAGGAAAATGGCGGACTATCTGATGCGCGTAATGTCGGTATGCAACGGGTGACTGGCGATTATGTGCTATTTGTCGACAGTGATGATTGGCTGGATGAAAAAATGGTAGAGGAAATGGTGAATAAAAGTTTGAGCTATGAAGCCGATGTCGTTCAATCGGCTTTTTATTATGCCTACGATGATCATCTCCTTTACGACAATCGGTATTTCTCGCGTGAAGATGAGCCGCTCGTCTTAGATCGACAGCGTCTGATGAAGGAATTAGTGATCAATGAAAAGGTCAAAAACTTTGCTTGGGGCAAGCTTTTCAAGACGAATCTGGCGCGCGATATTCCATTTAAAAAAGGCGTTTTATTTGAAGACGTGTTTTGGGCGCATCAAGTCATGCACCGCGCGCAAACGTATGTCATTTTGCATCAACCGATGTTCTATTATCGTCAACGCAAGGACAGTATCGTGGCGACCTACACACCGCGCAATTTAGATTATTTACGGGGATTGAAGGAGCGGCACTCATTTATAGCTTCACATTATCAAGAACTATCGGCCCAGTCGTACAAAAACATCTTAAATGCCAGTTTGATCCACTACAACTTGCTGTTTTTGAATAAAGAGCAAGACAAGGGCGGCGCATTAAGACGGGAGATACAAAACTATGTTAAAAACCATCATCAACAATTAAAGAAAGCCGCCAAAAATGACAATGGACTAAGTCGGCAGCTAACATGGTTTGTCATCCACCCCAACCTTTATCTCGTGTATAACGTAGTGATCAAGGGTTTGAAGAAATTGAAAGTTATTTCGCAACCGAGCGGATTAGAACGGATTAATTTGTAAATGAGGAAATAGAATGAATCGATTCTTGGAAAAAGTAAAGAAAACCATATGGTTTATTCTCATTCGTCTCTTTAACTGCTTTCCGATTAAAGAAAATAAGATCTTTTTAACGAGCTACTATGGCAGTCAGTATGGAGACAACCCCAAATACATTACGGAATATATCTTAGAACATGCTCCGAAAAATAAGTTTGATCTTGTCTGGGGGTTTACGGATCCAGAAGCTCGAGAGGGTATCCCCGGAATCCGAAAGGTCAAGAGAATGTCGATTGGCTATTTTTACGAGTTATGCACTGCGAAAGTTGTTATTACAAATTATCGAACGACTGAATTTTTTGTGAAAAGAAAGAATCAATATTATATCCAAACATGGCACAGTTCTTTGCGATTGAAACAGATCGAAAAGGATGCGGAAGCGTCTTTACCTGAGGGCTATCTTCGTATGGCGAAACAAGATTCGAAAAAATGCGATCTTCTATTGTCCGGAAGCGCTTTTAGCACCGACATTTTTGAAAGATCCTTTTGGTATAGCGGAGAAATCTTTGAGCATGGAACTCCGCGCAATGATTTTCTTTTTCGGAACAACACAGAGAAAAGAAGGGATGTTTTGAAACAATTAAACATTCCGAGCGATAGCAAAGTTGTATTGTATGCTCCGACGTTTAGAAAAAATAAGGGTTTAGAGGTGTATGACCTACAATATCAAAACATCTTAGATAGATTAAAACATCGATTTGGCGGCGACTGGATCTGCTTGGTGAGGTTGCATCCGCATCTACTAGCTCAATCTAGCCAACTGCAATTTGCTTCAAACGTTTTAGATGTGACTGCTTACGATGATATTCAGGAATTGCTTAGTGTTTCGGATATTTTGATTTCCGATTACTCTTCGCTCATGTTCGATTTCTCGATTACGAATCGCCCTTGTTTTCTCTATGTTCCCGATTTGGAAGAATATATCCAAACCGATCGCAATCTCTATTTCGATTTGAATGAATTGCCTTTTATTAGTGTGATGAACAACGAGGAACTAGTCGCTGAAATAGACAATTTTGATCCTGATCAATACACGCAAGACCTGCAAGTGTTCTTGCAGCGGATTGGGACTTTTGAAAACGGAGATGCTTGTGAGCATTTATTGAGTCGCATTCATCGGGTGTGCTTTAAAGAAAAGGGGAGATATGAAGATGAAGCCGTATAAAATAGGATATACAACCGGGGTATTTGATCTTTTCCATGTTGGGCATCTTAACATCTTAAAAAGGGCTAAGGAACAATGCGATTATTTGATTGTAGGGGTAAGTACAGACGAGTTAGTGATGGAGTATAAAAGTAAGAAGCCCGTCATTCCCCAGCAAGAACGCGTGGAAATCGTGAACTCGATTAAATATGTTGATCTAGTTGTCCATCAAACCAATCGGAATAAGTTTTTTGCTTGGGAAGAATTAAAATTTGACGTTCTCTTCGTGGGGGATGATTGGAAAGGAGACAGCCTGTTCGTGGAAATGGAGAAGAAGTTCAATCATGTAGGGGTGGAGATCATCTATTTCCCATATACCAGCGGCGTTTCCTCCACTGGACTTAAGGAGAAAATTAGATACAAAAAATCGGTTGTGTGAAGATGATCAGGCCAGCCATTAGTATTATTGTCCCTGTTTATAATGATGAGCTCCACTTAAGGGCTTGCGTTGATAGTCTTTTAACTCAATCTTTTACCGACTTTGAAATCATACTCGTCAATGATGGATCGACAGACGGAAGCGGTAAAATTTGTGATGATTTTGCCGTGAAAGATGCTAGAGTGCGAGTGATTCACAAGCATAATGGGGGAGTAAGTTCAGCAAGAAATATAGGGGTGGCAGCGGCTAGGGGAGAATACATCGGATTTGTAGACGGGGATGACCGAATTGAGACAAATATGTATGTTGAACTCCATACTTTGTGCGTGGAGACCGATAGCGATATCGCCATCTGCAGGTTGGGTAGGGAGATTAATGGTGAATTAATGAATAATGATCCGAGACCATTTGTGAAAGAATTAGATCACAATGAAGCGATTGCGCGGCTATTTGAAGGTGTTTTGTATAGGTTTTCGCTGTGTAATAAACTGTTCAAAAAGACGTGTTTTGAAGGGGTGTCCTTTCCTGAAGGGAGGATTCACGAGGATCTGTCTTCAACCTATAGGCTATTCGCTAATGCAAATAAAGCTATATATTCTAATTTTATCGGATATATTTACGTGAAAAGGGAAAACAGCATTTTAACATCAACATATAGCGAAAAAAGATTGGATGCCTTTTTAGGATGGGATGAAATATTAACATTTATGAATGATAGATACAAACATCTAACCCATACGGTCATAACTTGTTTTTTATATTGGTGCATAGATAATGTTTTTTATATATTAAAGCAGGTAGAGAATAGGAGGGACCGCAATCAATATTTGGGTGTCATTCAACAATGTGTTAAAAAGCATTATAAAGAGATCATGAGCAGTAAAATTTCAATGAAACATAGAATGATTATCACCCTGTTGAATTACAATGTGCGGTTACTGACTATTAGCTATTCGTTGAGGGGAGCGATATTCGATACATCGAGCTAAGTCGATTGGCAAGCAAAGGAGAGTTTTGATTTCAGCTTATTTCGCAAGGAATCTTGGCGATGATTTGTTTTTAAAAATACTTTTTGATCGCTACCCGCATATTCAATGGGAGCTGTTGACGGCCAATAGAAACTACAACGACATATTTAAATCGTACCGTAATGTAAAAATTATTTACTCGTACAGAGACGTTAAGATTGGAAAGTCGCGTTTCAATTTATTTTATAAGATAAGCGAATTAATTAACGGTTTTAGAAAATATGATGCTCTTGTGATTATAGGCGGTTCAATATTTATGCAAAGTCCGGCTTGGAAGATGAAGTGGGAAGAAAGAAAATACTTGCTGGATAGATTTAAAAGAATGAATAAGAAAACATTCATACTGGGCGCAAATTTTGGGCCTTTTACCGATAATGTATTTCTTGAAAGGTATACAGAGTTATTCAGTGAATTTGATGATGTATGTTTTAGAGATCAGCACTCCTATCGTTTTTTTAAAGACCTTAAAAATGTACGAGTCGCTCCAGATGTCGTTTTTAATCTCGATACTGGTTTCCCGGAAACCAAAGAAAAGAATGTAGGATTTTCAATTATAGATATTAAGGAAAGAGAAGGATTGAAAGAAAGTTACAATCGTTATAACGACAAGATGGAACAAATCATCAGACGGTATGCCGAGCAAGGTTATAACATAAAATTATTTTCCTTCTGTGAAAACGAAGGAGATTTAAGAGTCGCCAACCAATTGTCGAGGAAGCTTAAAGATGTTCATAATGGAAACAATATTCAAGTCGTAAATTACGAAGGCAAAATTAAGGAGTTTTTAGAAGTGTTTCATTCGTGCCAGATAATAATTGGCGCTAGGTTTCATTCCATTATTTTGGCGGTGATATACGATCAAAGCGTATTTCCCATTATTTATAATGAAAAAACATTGAATGCGCTAAAAGACCTGAGCATGGAGCAAAACAGTATCCATCTTAAAGAGATTCACAACATGGATGTTATAGATATCGTCCAAATCGCCGCAGATAATAGAAATCAAGACCGACATGTATTTAATGAAGCAAGTAGACAATTTGAGAAGTTAGATACGATTTTAAGATGATAATATAAAATTGGGTGATCTATTAATCATGAAAAAGAACCTTCTATTTGTGATAGATTCATTGGACTGCGCTGGCGCGGAAAAGAGTCTAGTCACATTATTGTCGCTTATTGATTATTCGGAGTATTCCGTTGATCTTAGGCTTTTTGCCCATGGCTATTTACTCGAGGAACTAGTTCCTCAAGAGGTTAATATTTTAAAGCCATTGGACTATACGCAATACGCAAATTTAAGCTTGGTAGAAGCCTTGGGAAATTCACTGAAAAAATTTAATTTTAGCATGCTCTACTCAAGGATAAACTACTCCTCAAAAATTAGGAGAGGGAAATATAGCAATCCGCAAAAAGCAAGGATCTTCTGGCAGGCTGTGGGGCATAACATTGAAAACAATCCAAAGGAATATGACATAGCGATCGCTTATGCTCAAGGGGTTCCAACTTTTTACGTGGCGGAAAAGGTGAAAGCTAAGAAAAAGTTTGCTTGGGTTAACGTCAGCTACAGATTAAAAGATGAAGATAAAATCTTCCAAAGAAAGTTTTATGATGAATTTAATGGAATTGTAGCCGTATCGGAATCAACAAAAGAGATTTTAACAGAAACATTTCCGTATTACTCGGATAAAATAGACGTTATTTATGATATTAACAATCCCGAGTTTATAGCTAATATGGCCAAGTTAGGAAACGGTTATGATGATGGCTTCGATGGATTGAAGATATTAACGATTGGTCGATTTAACTATCAAAAAGGATATGATATTGCTCTTGAAGCGTGTAAAAAGCTGAAGGAACAAGGTATCCAATTTAGATGGTATGTGTTGGGTAAAGGCCCTATGGAAGAAGAAATAAAAGCAAGTATTGAAGAAAAAGGCCTATCTGATCATTTTATATTGCTTGGGATCAAGTCGAATCCTTATCCATATATAGTGAATTCGGACATCTATGTCCAGACATCTCGATTTGAAGGATTCGGATTAGCGATAGCGGAAGCGCGCATGCTGAATGTGCCGATTGTGACGACAAGATTTGACGCCGTTTACAGTCAAATGGTAGAGGGGAAAAATGGTCTGGTTGTCGATATGAACGCCGATGCGGTTTGCGCCGGGATTGAAAAGCTGATTGAGAATCAGCAGCTAAGAGAGCAAATTATAGAATATCTAAAGGTTGAAAAAAAGGGAAACGTCGAGGAAATAGAAAAGTTTCATCAGTTAATAAGCTAATGAATATGGAAGAGAGTCAAGTGAACATGAAAAAGAAAGTATTATTCATGCTAA
This genomic window from Ammoniphilus oxalaticus contains:
- a CDS encoding CDP-glycerol glycerophosphotransferase family protein, with the protein product MNRFLEKVKKTIWFILIRLFNCFPIKENKIFLTSYYGSQYGDNPKYITEYILEHAPKNKFDLVWGFTDPEAREGIPGIRKVKRMSIGYFYELCTAKVVITNYRTTEFFVKRKNQYYIQTWHSSLRLKQIEKDAEASLPEGYLRMAKQDSKKCDLLLSGSAFSTDIFERSFWYSGEIFEHGTPRNDFLFRNNTEKRRDVLKQLNIPSDSKVVLYAPTFRKNKGLEVYDLQYQNILDRLKHRFGGDWICLVRLHPHLLAQSSQLQFASNVLDVTAYDDIQELLSVSDILISDYSSLMFDFSITNRPCFLYVPDLEEYIQTDRNLYFDLNELPFISVMNNEELVAEIDNFDPDQYTQDLQVFLQRIGTFENGDACEHLLSRIHRVCFKEKGRYEDEAV
- a CDS encoding adenylyltransferase/cytidyltransferase family protein; this translates as MKPYKIGYTTGVFDLFHVGHLNILKRAKEQCDYLIVGVSTDELVMEYKSKKPVIPQQERVEIVNSIKYVDLVVHQTNRNKFFAWEELKFDVLFVGDDWKGDSLFVEMEKKFNHVGVEIIYFPYTSGVSSTGLKEKIRYKKSVV
- a CDS encoding glycosyltransferase, translated to MIRPAISIIVPVYNDELHLRACVDSLLTQSFTDFEIILVNDGSTDGSGKICDDFAVKDARVRVIHKHNGGVSSARNIGVAAARGEYIGFVDGDDRIETNMYVELHTLCVETDSDIAICRLGREINGELMNNDPRPFVKELDHNEAIARLFEGVLYRFSLCNKLFKKTCFEGVSFPEGRIHEDLSSTYRLFANANKAIYSNFIGYIYVKRENSILTSTYSEKRLDAFLGWDEILTFMNDRYKHLTHTVITCFLYWCIDNVFYILKQVENRRDRNQYLGVIQQCVKKHYKEIMSSKISMKHRMIITLLNYNVRLLTISYSLRGAIFDTSS
- a CDS encoding polysaccharide pyruvyl transferase family protein: MISAYFARNLGDDLFLKILFDRYPHIQWELLTANRNYNDIFKSYRNVKIIYSYRDVKIGKSRFNLFYKISELINGFRKYDALVIIGGSIFMQSPAWKMKWEERKYLLDRFKRMNKKTFILGANFGPFTDNVFLERYTELFSEFDDVCFRDQHSYRFFKDLKNVRVAPDVVFNLDTGFPETKEKNVGFSIIDIKEREGLKESYNRYNDKMEQIIRRYAEQGYNIKLFSFCENEGDLRVANQLSRKLKDVHNGNNIQVVNYEGKIKEFLEVFHSCQIIIGARFHSIILAVIYDQSVFPIIYNEKTLNALKDLSMEQNSIHLKEIHNMDVIDIVQIAADNRNQDRHVFNEASRQFEKLDTILR
- a CDS encoding glycosyltransferase; this translates as MKKNLLFVIDSLDCAGAEKSLVTLLSLIDYSEYSVDLRLFAHGYLLEELVPQEVNILKPLDYTQYANLSLVEALGNSLKKFNFSMLYSRINYSSKIRRGKYSNPQKARIFWQAVGHNIENNPKEYDIAIAYAQGVPTFYVAEKVKAKKKFAWVNVSYRLKDEDKIFQRKFYDEFNGIVAVSESTKEILTETFPYYSDKIDVIYDINNPEFIANMAKLGNGYDDGFDGLKILTIGRFNYQKGYDIALEACKKLKEQGIQFRWYVLGKGPMEEEIKASIEEKGLSDHFILLGIKSNPYPYIVNSDIYVQTSRFEGFGLAIAEARMLNVPIVTTRFDAVYSQMVEGKNGLVVDMNADAVCAGIEKLIENQQLREQIIEYLKVEKKGNVEEIEKFHQLIS